The Bradyrhizobium ottawaense genome window below encodes:
- a CDS encoding metal ABC transporter permease: MLYDALIGPFTEFEFMRRALAAVIALSLAGAPIGVFLMLRRMSLVGDAMAHAILPGAAVGFLLSGLNLFAMTAGGLIAGFAVAILAGVVARSTGLKEDASLATFYLASLALGVTIVSIKGTNIDLLHVLFGNILAMDDQTLLVVAFNATVTLLVLAVIYRPLVIESVDPLFLRTVSRAGGPAHLAFLALVVINLVNGFQALGTLLAVGLMILPAGIARFWSRDLTVMICIAVIAAAASGYAGLVLSFQTRVPSGPAVILVATVLYIVSVLFGRVGGIVRQLFPGRHLEA, encoded by the coding sequence ATGCTCTATGACGCGCTGATCGGTCCCTTCACCGAATTCGAGTTCATGCGGCGGGCGCTGGCCGCCGTGATCGCATTGTCGCTGGCCGGCGCGCCGATCGGCGTCTTCCTGATGCTGCGGCGGATGAGCCTCGTCGGCGATGCGATGGCGCATGCGATTCTTCCCGGCGCGGCGGTGGGCTTCCTCCTCTCCGGCCTCAATTTGTTCGCGATGACGGCGGGCGGACTCATCGCCGGCTTTGCCGTCGCCATCCTCGCCGGAGTCGTCGCGCGCTCGACCGGGCTGAAAGAGGACGCCTCGCTCGCGACCTTCTACCTGGCCTCGCTTGCGCTCGGCGTCACCATCGTCTCGATCAAGGGCACCAATATCGACCTGCTCCATGTCCTGTTCGGCAACATCCTCGCGATGGACGACCAGACCCTGCTGGTGGTCGCCTTCAACGCCACGGTGACGCTGCTCGTGCTCGCGGTGATCTACCGGCCGCTGGTGATCGAGAGCGTCGATCCCTTGTTCTTGCGGACAGTCAGTCGCGCCGGCGGTCCCGCGCATCTCGCCTTCCTTGCGCTGGTCGTGATCAACCTCGTCAACGGCTTTCAGGCGCTCGGCACGTTGCTGGCGGTCGGCCTGATGATCCTGCCGGCTGGCATCGCGCGGTTCTGGTCACGCGACCTCACCGTCATGATCTGCATCGCCGTGATCGCCGCCGCGGCTTCCGGCTATGCCGGCCTCGTGCTGTCGTTCCAGACCCGCGTGCCGTCGGGCCCTGCGGTCATTCTCGTGGCGACGGTGCTCTACATCGTCTCCGTGCTGTTCGGCCGCGTCGGCGGCATCGTCCGGCAGCTGTTTCCCGGCCGGCATCTGGAA
- a CDS encoding permease has product MSEPSPKDPAPAEDVESEPRPGRVRKPIGWSTIIIAALVAVSAALVLRRDGTDGVLDILTHDLSLFSGILPRVLAGCLLGAFISEILPHEKVSRSLGPKSGLTGLLIGTAFGAILPGGPFTAYPVASALLAVGADFGATIAMVVSWTLIGYGRAVAWEIPIMGTDFTLWRILISLPLPVLAGALGRFVYVRLYRKRESDEDPA; this is encoded by the coding sequence TTGTCAGAACCTTCCCCGAAAGACCCGGCGCCTGCCGAGGACGTCGAGTCCGAGCCGCGGCCGGGGCGAGTGCGCAAGCCGATCGGCTGGTCGACGATCATCATCGCCGCGCTGGTCGCGGTGAGCGCGGCGCTGGTCTTGCGGCGTGATGGCACCGACGGCGTTCTCGATATTCTCACCCACGATCTCTCGCTGTTCTCAGGCATCCTGCCGCGCGTGCTCGCCGGCTGCCTGCTCGGGGCCTTCATCTCGGAGATCCTGCCGCATGAAAAGGTCTCGCGCTCGCTCGGGCCGAAATCCGGCCTGACGGGCCTTCTGATCGGCACCGCCTTCGGCGCGATCCTGCCCGGCGGTCCCTTCACCGCCTATCCCGTGGCGAGTGCGCTGCTCGCGGTCGGCGCCGATTTCGGCGCAACCATCGCCATGGTCGTGAGCTGGACCCTGATCGGCTATGGCCGGGCAGTGGCCTGGGAAATCCCGATCATGGGCACCGACTTCACGCTGTGGCGGATTCTGATCTCGCTGCCGCTGCCGGTGCTCGCAGGGGCCCTGGGCCGCTTCGTCTATGTCCGGCTCTATCGGAAGCGCGAAAGCGACGAGGACCCGGCATGA
- a CDS encoding metal ABC transporter ATP-binding protein — MAALHFHNVTLGYDRHPAVHHLNGEVARGALVAVIGPNGAGKSTLLRGIVGILRPLDGSIHLGGLDSRDIAYLPQSAEIDRSFPISVFDFVGTGLWRNAGLFGGIGKAARGKILRAIASVGLNGFENRPIGTLSGGQMQRVLFARVLLQDASLIVLDEPFNAIDSKTTADLLALVKHWHGEGRTVLAALHDMEMVRNHFSETLVLARGPVAWGPTAEVLTPENLLVAMRMCEAFDDTAAACAADDINSRAA; from the coding sequence ATGGCGGCGCTGCACTTTCACAACGTGACGCTCGGCTATGACCGGCATCCCGCGGTGCACCATCTCAACGGCGAGGTCGCGCGTGGCGCGCTGGTCGCCGTGATCGGCCCGAATGGCGCGGGCAAGTCGACCCTGCTGCGTGGCATCGTCGGCATCCTCCGGCCGCTCGACGGCAGCATCCATCTCGGCGGGCTCGACTCTCGCGATATCGCCTATCTGCCGCAGAGCGCGGAGATCGACCGCAGCTTCCCGATCTCGGTGTTCGACTTCGTCGGCACCGGGCTGTGGCGCAACGCCGGCCTGTTCGGCGGGATCGGCAAGGCCGCGCGCGGGAAGATCTTGCGCGCGATCGCCTCCGTCGGCCTCAACGGTTTCGAGAACCGTCCGATCGGCACGCTCTCGGGCGGCCAGATGCAGCGCGTGCTGTTTGCGCGCGTGCTGCTGCAGGACGCTTCGCTCATCGTGCTCGACGAGCCCTTCAACGCCATCGACAGCAAGACCACCGCCGACCTGCTCGCGCTGGTCAAGCACTGGCACGGCGAGGGCCGCACCGTGCTCGCCGCGCTGCACGACATGGAGATGGTGCGCAACCATTTCAGCGAGACGCTGGTGCTGGCGCGCGGCCCCGTGGCGTGGGGACCGACGGCGGAGGTGCTGACGCCGGAAAACCTGCTGGTGGCGATGCGGATGTGTGAGGCCTTTGACGACACCGCCGCGGCCTGCGCGGCCGATGACATCAACTCGCGGGCGGCGTGA